In Leucobacter sp. CX169, a single genomic region encodes these proteins:
- a CDS encoding AAA family ATPase has product MTKDFIVTKEHRRFIEFATAVRKEHTIGICHGDAGVGKTLSARRYAHWDTLEPFITEWGPRTDDDAKHYAAANRTRTVFYTPEVLPRHRQLMREIEHFQIRLGSCVDEHQRSIGKVAGAHVGDITRWVELLIIDEAERLTPTALELLRDHHDRHQLAIILIGMPGIDQRFRHYPQLYSRLGFSHRYRALGREELLFVLDRHWKRLGRTLDPDDFTDAQAIAAIERITRGNFRLLERLFPQITRVLKINQLETITDDVIEAAASILVIGN; this is encoded by the coding sequence ATGACCAAGGACTTCATCGTCACCAAGGAACACCGCCGCTTCATCGAATTCGCCACCGCCGTGCGCAAAGAACACACGATCGGCATCTGTCACGGCGACGCCGGAGTCGGCAAGACCCTATCGGCCCGCCGCTACGCCCACTGGGACACTCTGGAGCCCTTCATTACCGAATGGGGTCCCCGCACCGACGACGACGCAAAACACTACGCCGCCGCCAATCGCACCCGCACCGTGTTCTACACCCCGGAGGTCCTGCCTCGGCACAGACAACTCATGCGCGAGATCGAGCACTTCCAAATCAGGCTCGGGAGCTGCGTCGACGAACACCAGCGCAGTATCGGCAAAGTCGCCGGCGCCCACGTTGGCGACATCACCAGGTGGGTCGAGCTGCTGATCATCGACGAGGCCGAGCGCCTGACCCCGACCGCGCTCGAACTGCTCCGCGATCACCACGACCGCCACCAGTTGGCGATCATCCTGATCGGCATGCCCGGCATTGACCAGCGCTTCCGTCACTACCCCCAGCTGTACTCCCGACTCGGGTTCTCACACCGCTACCGGGCACTGGGCCGCGAAGAACTGCTGTTCGTCCTCGACCGACACTGGAAACGCCTCGGGCGCACCCTCGACCCCGATGACTTCACCGACGCACAAGCCATCGCCGCGATCGAGCGCATCACGCGCGGCAACTTCCGGCTTCTCGAACGCCTCTTCCCTCAAATCACACGGGTGCTCAAAATCAACCAACTCGAGACCATCACCGACGACGTCATCGAAGCGGCCGCCAGCATCCTCGTCATCGGCAACTAA
- a CDS encoding recombinase family protein, with product MRLLGYTRVSTAGQDAQLQVDALVGAGVQKRDVFSDVTSGSRTAAERPGMKRLLDYAQDGDTVVVWRIDRLGRSLIDVLNTVNLLRERGVKIRSISDSIDPETSSGRMMLGMLATLAEYERELITERVNAGIAAAKQNGTRFGRPPVDPDVIAEKLVIAEDARAKGRTAEAAARLVGWSRATLYRHQQAARVRDAVSEQV from the coding sequence ATGAGGCTTCTGGGATACACACGTGTGAGCACCGCCGGTCAGGACGCACAGTTGCAAGTGGATGCGCTGGTCGGTGCCGGAGTGCAGAAGCGGGACGTGTTCTCCGATGTGACCTCGGGCAGCAGGACCGCAGCGGAGCGTCCCGGCATGAAGCGCCTCCTCGACTACGCCCAGGACGGTGACACCGTGGTGGTCTGGCGGATCGACCGGCTCGGTCGGTCCCTGATCGATGTCCTCAACACCGTCAACCTGCTGCGCGAGCGAGGGGTGAAGATCCGGTCGATCTCGGACAGCATCGATCCGGAGACCTCGTCGGGCAGGATGATGCTCGGGATGCTCGCCACCCTGGCCGAGTACGAGCGCGAGCTGATCACCGAAAGAGTCAATGCCGGTATCGCCGCGGCGAAGCAGAACGGCACCCGTTTCGGTCGACCTCCGGTCGACCCGGACGTGATCGCGGAGAAACTCGTGATCGCCGAAGACGCTCGTGCGAAAGGACGGACCGCCGAAGCCGCCGCCCGCTTGGTCGGCTGGTCCCGCGCGACGCTCTATCGCCACCAGCAGGCCGCCCGCGTTCGCGACGCGGTGTCCGAACAGGTGTGA
- a CDS encoding Mu transposase C-terminal domain-containing protein yields MDGLDRWRILRLHVEDDIPLTALARETGTALRTLERWHHLYKSGGIAALEPQRRTDAGTRRTPTELVAFVERLALTRPRPSIAALHRLTVAEAERLDHPAPSYATVRNIVGALDPALVTLALDGPTAYRDRHELVFRHRAERPNATWQADHTELDILITGANSTPERPWLTTVIDDYSRAICGYMVFTGAPSAMNTALALRQAIWRKEEPAWAMCGIPDVLHIDHGSDFTSHHLEYAAAALKIRMIFSTIGRPQGRGKIERFFGTLNTELLSTLPGYLAAGTKPKPSLDLAALDQAIGGFITVYNERTHREIGTSPKTAWIADGWLPRMPETLDELDGLLLTVPKHRTVQRDGIHFQGQRYLSPTLAPFVGRPVTIRYDPRDVSEIRVYDHDTFVCVAIDEAHPNQRLSLREIETARRARRRQLRKDLNDRIPRIADREKPRTTAPAIRRSKLRTYEEDE; encoded by the coding sequence ATGGACGGGCTGGACCGGTGGAGGATCCTTCGACTGCACGTCGAGGACGACATCCCGCTGACAGCCCTGGCCAGGGAGACCGGCACCGCCCTGCGCACCCTGGAACGCTGGCACCACCTCTACAAGTCCGGTGGTATCGCCGCCCTCGAACCACAGCGTCGGACAGACGCCGGCACCCGGCGTACACCGACCGAACTCGTCGCATTCGTCGAGCGCCTCGCGCTGACCCGCCCCCGTCCGAGCATCGCCGCGCTGCACCGGCTCACGGTCGCCGAAGCTGAACGCTTGGACCATCCAGCCCCGAGTTACGCGACAGTGCGCAACATCGTCGGCGCGCTGGATCCAGCGCTGGTGACACTCGCGCTGGACGGGCCGACTGCCTACCGCGATCGCCACGAACTCGTGTTCCGTCACCGCGCCGAGCGACCGAACGCGACCTGGCAGGCCGACCACACCGAACTCGACATCCTCATCACCGGCGCGAACAGCACACCGGAGCGGCCCTGGTTGACCACCGTGATCGACGACTACTCCCGCGCGATCTGCGGGTACATGGTCTTCACCGGCGCTCCCTCGGCGATGAACACGGCACTGGCGCTGCGGCAGGCGATCTGGCGCAAGGAAGAGCCCGCGTGGGCGATGTGCGGCATCCCCGATGTCCTCCACATCGACCACGGCAGCGACTTCACCAGCCACCATCTCGAATACGCCGCCGCCGCCCTGAAGATCCGGATGATCTTCTCCACCATCGGCCGCCCGCAGGGCCGGGGGAAGATCGAACGCTTCTTCGGCACACTGAACACCGAGCTCCTCTCCACCCTGCCCGGCTACCTCGCAGCCGGGACGAAGCCGAAACCATCGCTGGATCTTGCTGCTCTTGATCAGGCGATCGGCGGGTTCATCACGGTATACAACGAGCGAACCCATCGAGAGATCGGGACGAGCCCGAAAACGGCCTGGATCGCAGACGGGTGGCTGCCGCGCATGCCCGAGACTCTCGACGAACTCGACGGACTGCTGCTGACGGTGCCCAAACATCGCACGGTCCAGCGCGACGGCATCCACTTCCAAGGCCAGCGCTACCTCTCACCGACCCTGGCGCCGTTCGTCGGCCGACCGGTCACGATCCGCTACGACCCGCGCGATGTCTCCGAGATCCGCGTCTACGACCACGACACCTTCGTCTGCGTCGCCATCGACGAGGCACACCCGAACCAGCGGCTGAGCCTGCGCGAGATCGAGACCGCACGCCGGGCCCGCCGCCGGCAACTGCGCAAGGACCTCAACGACCGCATCCCCCGCATCGCCGACCGCGAGAAACCCCGCACCACCGCACCTGCCATCCGGCGGTCGAAGCTGCGCACCTACGAAGAGGATGAATGA
- a CDS encoding CFI-box-CTERM domain-containing protein, with product MDFPRPSMKQLRQVLCHMKIIAIAAGKDHALALTEWGTVISWGNAPEAPEGLGNVKSIAAGAHTSLALLDDGTVVGWGATAVPQGLSGVVQVLAGGSYCFAVLDDGHVVGWKKMSFFDPAVEDRWDFENPPASVSKSGGFALALDPHGRVSIHELGGFLHGLAPEVPEALQTGIVQVAGGFAHGLTLSDKGVVATWGEEKQLSSSDLGVPLDLCNVKAIAAGGAFSLALREDGTVAAWGYNDFGQTDIPEGLHGVTAVAAGTHFALALCADGKVVAWGRKDHNQSQVPTEIAGESALSAESGDLRPIVLNRELRPTFLISSGAPHEKTEMTLTQVPNGETAMRKVKQLSSLLELASRSPHYFAEQHDYGRDLGIAWNNYAARKILEGDYSGVLDAFSEADRAFREIPSSPAEDGKRHWELLECLPISRAVLRVNIAIALLKLDQPEQIPQFLSEARGLLREGPSDWITLVTAAVSKIEEVTEERLNPSSQPPTPSQSADGGCYIATAVYGSYEAPEVLSLRAFRDQHLLTNASGRLLVRIYYCISPSLASLLHNRSALNKAARRFLDGIVRRISSPAASD from the coding sequence GTGGATTTCCCACGCCCCTCAATGAAGCAATTACGTCAGGTGCTCTGCCATATGAAAATCATCGCTATCGCTGCTGGAAAAGATCATGCCCTCGCTCTCACAGAATGGGGGACAGTTATCAGCTGGGGGAACGCCCCAGAAGCACCTGAAGGTCTTGGCAATGTGAAATCGATTGCAGCCGGCGCACACACGAGCCTGGCGCTATTAGACGATGGCACTGTTGTCGGATGGGGTGCAACGGCGGTACCCCAGGGACTATCCGGAGTAGTGCAAGTTCTGGCAGGTGGAAGCTACTGTTTTGCAGTGCTGGATGACGGTCACGTCGTAGGGTGGAAGAAAATGTCTTTCTTCGATCCAGCTGTCGAAGATCGTTGGGACTTCGAAAATCCACCAGCTTCAGTTTCAAAGAGCGGCGGATTTGCCTTAGCACTTGATCCTCACGGGCGCGTTTCGATTCACGAGCTTGGAGGATTCCTACACGGACTCGCGCCAGAAGTACCTGAAGCTTTGCAGACAGGAATCGTGCAGGTTGCTGGGGGGTTTGCACACGGCCTGACTTTGTCCGACAAGGGTGTCGTCGCCACCTGGGGTGAAGAAAAACAACTTTCGTCCTCTGACCTTGGAGTTCCCCTAGATCTCTGCAACGTGAAAGCAATTGCAGCGGGGGGCGCTTTCAGTCTCGCACTTAGAGAAGATGGCACAGTCGCCGCCTGGGGTTACAACGATTTTGGCCAAACAGACATCCCCGAGGGTCTGCACGGGGTGACTGCGGTTGCAGCGGGAACTCATTTCGCGTTGGCTCTCTGCGCGGATGGAAAGGTTGTGGCCTGGGGGCGAAAGGACCATAACCAGTCGCAGGTGCCCACGGAAATCGCTGGCGAGTCAGCACTTTCTGCTGAGAGCGGTGATCTGAGACCGATAGTCCTGAACCGGGAGCTTCGACCAACGTTTCTGATCTCAAGCGGCGCACCTCACGAGAAAACCGAGATGACCTTAACTCAAGTGCCTAACGGTGAGACTGCGATGCGTAAGGTTAAGCAGCTTTCGTCGCTATTGGAACTTGCATCGCGATCTCCCCACTACTTTGCCGAACAGCACGATTACGGACGCGATCTTGGAATCGCCTGGAACAACTACGCGGCAAGGAAGATATTGGAGGGTGACTACTCTGGTGTTCTTGATGCGTTTAGCGAAGCAGACAGAGCATTCCGCGAGATTCCAAGTTCACCGGCAGAAGACGGCAAACGCCACTGGGAGCTCTTAGAGTGCTTGCCCATCTCGCGTGCTGTGCTGAGAGTGAACATCGCCATAGCACTCCTTAAATTAGACCAGCCAGAGCAGATTCCGCAGTTTCTTTCCGAAGCCAGGGGGCTTCTCAGGGAAGGTCCTTCCGACTGGATAACCCTGGTGACTGCGGCTGTGAGCAAAATCGAGGAAGTAACCGAAGAAAGGCTCAACCCGTCTTCGCAGCCGCCAACGCCCTCTCAGTCCGCTGACGGCGGCTGTTACATTGCGACTGCAGTGTATGGTTCATACGAGGCTCCTGAGGTTCTGTCGTTGCGTGCATTTAGAGATCAGCATCTCCTAACCAACGCGTCTGGCCGACTGCTCGTGCGAATCTATTACTGCATCAGCCCTTCCCTCGCTTCGCTTCTTCACAACCGATCAGCATTGAACAAAGCCGCAAGACGTTTCCTTGATGGGATAGTTCGAAGGATCTCCTCCCCAGCCGCTTCTGATTAG
- a CDS encoding excinuclease ABC subunit UvrA has product MTSSQPTSITVRGARVHNLKNIDVDVPIGRLVAIAGVSGSGKSSLALGVLYAEGSRRYIEALSTYTRRRMSHATRATVDSVQHVPAALALRQRLGVPSVRSTFGTSTELLNVLRVMFSRLGSHLCPNGHRLAPTIDVAANKDLVCPVCGAIFYPPGAESLAFNSDGACPVCTGTGTVRDIDDDTLVPDPSKTIDGGAVAPWGMFGLSVMPQVAAELGVRIDVPYSELTEKERLIVMDGPAVKREIRVPSKTGKLFDLNFTYRNARQAVREAIDNATSEAGLVRVNRFITTHTCPSCHGTRLSNQALGSEVDGINLAHATQKDLDEVLSWVLTIPSTVDSDLQPMASLIADQFAAMGRRLVQLGLGYLTLDRASSTLSTGERQRVQLSRAVRNETTGVLYVLDEPSIGLHPANIDGLIGVMRDLLDDGNSVVLVDHDVQVLREADWMIEIGPGSGATGGTVLAQGTIPQISADPASLIGDYLAGRADIIMRNRASESEVFAEGTVRLETSAVHTVHALDVRIPKGRLTAVTGMSGSGKTTLVLDSLVPAIAAAHGGDPMPSHVRSLDAAGLETANVVDATPIGTNVRSTVATYSGVLDELRRAFADTPAARGNGLAPADFSYNTGSLRCPRCEGTGQIMLDVQFLPDVGIPCPDCNGTRYRPDADAIRISTAQGDRSLPAFLSTPVADAADMLADRPRVKKKLQTLVTLGLGYLTLGEDTPALSGGEAQRLKLATELGRKHAGTLFILDEPSVGLHPLDIRVLLGVLDQLLKTGATVIIIEHDLDMIANADYVIDLGPGGGTSGGRIVATGRPDEIAENPESVTGRYLASVLRRE; this is encoded by the coding sequence TACCCGCTGCCCTGGCGCTGCGGCAACGGCTCGGCGTGCCGAGCGTTCGGTCCACGTTCGGGACATCGACCGAGTTGCTGAATGTGCTGCGTGTGATGTTCTCCCGCCTGGGTTCTCACCTGTGTCCGAACGGGCATCGCCTTGCTCCGACTATCGACGTCGCCGCCAACAAGGACCTGGTCTGCCCCGTGTGCGGCGCCATCTTCTACCCGCCCGGCGCCGAATCGCTCGCCTTCAACTCGGACGGCGCCTGCCCTGTCTGCACGGGAACGGGCACGGTGCGCGACATCGACGATGACACCCTTGTCCCCGATCCCTCGAAGACGATCGACGGTGGAGCGGTGGCTCCGTGGGGCATGTTCGGGCTTTCCGTGATGCCACAGGTCGCCGCCGAGCTCGGTGTGCGCATCGACGTGCCCTACAGCGAGTTGACCGAGAAGGAACGGCTCATCGTCATGGATGGCCCCGCCGTGAAGCGGGAGATCCGAGTTCCGTCGAAAACGGGAAAGCTTTTCGACCTGAACTTCACCTACCGCAACGCCAGGCAGGCCGTGCGCGAGGCCATCGACAATGCGACCAGCGAAGCGGGACTCGTCCGCGTCAACCGGTTCATCACCACACACACCTGCCCGTCGTGCCACGGCACCCGACTGTCAAACCAGGCGCTCGGAAGCGAGGTCGACGGCATCAACCTCGCTCACGCGACACAGAAGGACCTTGACGAGGTTCTCTCCTGGGTATTGACCATCCCGAGCACAGTCGACTCCGACCTGCAGCCGATGGCGTCACTCATCGCCGACCAGTTCGCCGCGATGGGCCGGCGCCTGGTGCAATTGGGCCTCGGGTACCTCACCCTCGACCGCGCCAGTTCAACACTATCCACCGGGGAACGTCAGCGGGTACAACTCTCCCGGGCCGTGCGCAACGAAACCACCGGGGTCCTCTACGTCCTCGATGAACCGTCGATCGGCCTGCATCCGGCGAACATCGACGGCCTCATCGGAGTAATGCGCGACCTCCTCGACGACGGAAACTCTGTCGTCCTGGTCGACCACGATGTCCAGGTGCTGCGTGAAGCGGACTGGATGATCGAGATCGGACCAGGCTCCGGTGCAACGGGAGGAACGGTCCTCGCACAGGGAACCATTCCACAGATCAGTGCCGATCCCGCCTCCCTGATCGGCGACTACCTCGCCGGACGCGCGGACATCATCATGAGGAACCGCGCCAGCGAGTCGGAGGTGTTCGCCGAGGGAACGGTGCGACTCGAAACATCTGCAGTGCACACCGTCCACGCCCTCGACGTCCGCATCCCGAAGGGGCGGCTCACCGCAGTGACCGGCATGTCGGGGTCGGGCAAGACCACGCTGGTACTCGACAGCCTCGTCCCCGCCATCGCCGCAGCCCACGGCGGCGATCCGATGCCCTCGCACGTCCGCAGCCTGGACGCTGCCGGCCTGGAAACCGCCAACGTTGTCGATGCCACCCCGATCGGCACCAATGTGCGCTCCACCGTGGCAACCTACAGCGGCGTCCTTGACGAACTTCGTCGCGCTTTCGCAGACACCCCGGCCGCGCGTGGGAACGGCCTGGCACCTGCCGACTTCTCCTACAACACCGGCTCGCTCAGGTGCCCGCGATGCGAAGGCACCGGGCAGATCATGCTCGATGTCCAATTCCTCCCGGATGTCGGCATCCCCTGCCCAGACTGCAACGGCACCCGCTACCGACCCGACGCCGACGCCATCCGAATCTCCACCGCGCAGGGCGACCGGAGCCTGCCCGCGTTCCTCTCCACCCCCGTCGCGGACGCTGCCGACATGCTTGCCGACCGCCCCCGCGTGAAGAAGAAGCTCCAAACTCTCGTCACGCTCGGTCTCGGCTACTTGACCCTCGGCGAAGACACTCCGGCGCTGTCCGGCGGCGAGGCGCAGCGGCTCAAACTCGCAACCGAACTCGGCCGAAAGCACGCCGGGACCCTTTTCATCCTCGACGAGCCCTCCGTCGGCCTGCACCCGCTGGATATCCGAGTGCTCCTTGGCGTTCTCGACCAGCTCCTGAAAACCGGTGCGACCGTGATCATCATCGAGCACGACCTCGACATGATCGCCAACGCCGACTACGTGATCGACCTGGGCCCGGGCGGCGGTACGTCCGGCGGCCGCATCGTCGCCACCGGCCGCCCGGACGAGATCGCGGAGAACCCCGAGAGCGTCACAGGACGCTACCTCGCCTCAGTACTTCGCCGGGAGTGA